Part of the Candidatus Nanopelagicales bacterium genome is shown below.
GCGGCTACCAGTCGCGCACGGTAAAGCAAGAGATGCAAGCAAACTTGCTGACTCGCCTTCGCGAAGGGGTGCCGAGCCTGCCAGGAATTGTGGGCTTTGAAGACACCGTGATCCCTCAGGTTGAGCGCTCGATCCTGGCTGGCCATGACTTGGTGTTGTTAGGTGAGCGTGGCCAGGGCAAGACTCGTTTGATCCGCACGTTGACCCAACTCCTTGATGAGTGGATTCCCGTTGTTGAGGGCTGTGAAATCAATGATGACCCGCTAGAGCCAATTTGTGCTGGATGTCGTCGCAAGGCAGCTGAGCTCGGTGATGACCTGCCCGTGTCTTGGCGTCATCGCAGTCAGCGCTTTGGTGAGAAGCTGGCAACACCTGACACCTCGGTTGCTGACCTCATTGGTGACGTTGATCCGGTCAAGGTTGCTGAAGGTCGCAGCCTTGGTGATCCAGAGACTGTGCACTACGGGTTAGTGCCTCGCACGAACCGCGGCATCTTCGCAATGAACGAACTTCCTGACTTGGCAGAGCGCATTCAAGTTGCGCTTCTGAATGTTTTGGAAGAGCGCGACATTCAGGTCCGCGGTTATAACCTGCGTTTGCCGCTGGATTTGCTCGTTGTTGCAAGCGCAAACCCTGAGGACTACACGAACCGCGGTCGCATTATTACGCCGTTAAAGGATCGCTTCGGTGCTGAGATTCGCACCCACTATCCGCTGCTCCTTGATGATGAAATCGATTTGATTCGCCAAGAAGCCAATGTGCAAGCTGTGATCCCTGACCACATGTATGACGTTGTCGCTCGATTCACTACTGAAGTTCGCACGTCCTCCTCCATTGATCAACGCAGTGGTGTTTCAGCACGCTTTGCTATTGCGTGCACTGAAGCGCTGTCGGGCGCAGCTCTACGTCGTTCAGCAATTACCGGCGAAAAGGATCCTGTCGCTCGCATCGGCGATCTCATGGGTGTTGTTCCAACCTTGCGCGGCAAGGTTGAGTTTGATGTCAGTGAAGAGGGTCGCGAGCAGGAACTCTTAATTCATCTTGCACGTAAAGCAACAGCAGAAACGTGGCGTCAGTTGCTCGGCGGTAATGACATTCGCCCCGTGTTGACTTCGCTTGTTGAATGGTTTGACGAAGGCAATACCTTGCAAACCGGCGACATCACGCCTGGCGCATCCCTGCTTGGCGAGCTGGGTCAGTTCGAGGGTCTTGGCAAATTAATGCAGACCGTGGAACCTGAATTAGCCGAATCCTCGGGCCTTGCGGCAGCATGTGTGGAGTTTGCCATTGAAGGACTATGGCTAACCCGACGGATTGATAAGGACGCAGTTGATGGGGTCATTCGCTACGGAGCCTCATGAGTCGATTTCAATATGGGTCCTTCCATGACGGCCCAGATCCCTTAGCTGCCCCAGTTGATGCTGGCGGTGGTGTGGATGAGATTGGCCGACGTCTCCTTGACGGGCAGTCATTAACCGATGCCTTTCGCAACATGTTTCGCGATGGATTGAATAATCGTGATGGTTTGCGCGACATGTTCCGCAAAGCCCAGCAGCGTCGCAAAGAGTTAGAAAACTCAGGTCGCATGGATGGTCTGCTCACCGACTTGCGTCAGTTACTGGATGACGCGCTTACCCAAGAACGCGCGGCGCTCTTTCCGGATCCGTCAGATGATGCACGTTTTCGTGAAGCGATGCTTGACACAGTTCCTGATGAAATCGGTCGCGCAGTTCAGCAACTTTCGAATTACGACTGGCAGTCACCGCAAGCCAAGCAATCCTTTGATCAACTCAAAGATCGCCTGCAGCGAGATGTTCTAGATCAGCAGTTTAAAAACATGACGCAGAGTATGAAGCAGATGAATACTCCTGAATCTAAAGCTGCGATGAAGGAAATGATGCAAGACCTCAACGCCATGCTGGAAAAGCATCGGCGAGGAGAAGATGCAACAGATGATTACGAAGCCTTTAAAGAAAAGCACAAGGATTTCTTCCCAGATGCGCCAGAAACTCTGTCGGAATTTATTGATGAGCTAGCGCGTCAAGCTGCTGCGATGCAGCGCATGATGGATTCACTCAGCCCTGAGCAACGTGCCGAGCTTGCTGAAGCAATGGCAGAGGCATTGGCGGACATGGGCTTACAGGATGAGATGTCACGTTTGCAGGAGAACCTTCAAACCATGCGTCCTGAATTCTCCTGGTCTGGGCAACAGCGCATGGGTGGGGATGAGCCGCTGGGCTTGCCTGATGCAACACAAGCACTTGCCGAATTGGCTGATCTCGAATCGATCATGGATCAGCTTTCCGATAGTGATGCTCGAGCCAATCTCGATAATATTGATGAAGCGGCTGTGGCCCGTGCCTTAGGTCGTCAGGCTGTTGATGATCTGCGTGCCATGCGTGAGATCCAAAAACAGTTGGAAGATGAAGGTTTCCTGCAACGCGATGGCGATCGCCTGGAACTCACACCAAAAGCTGTGCGACGTATTGGTCAGACAGCATTGCGCGAAGTTTTTTCTTCGCTCGATGCTTCATCAAGAGGTGACCACAGTGTGCATCGCACAGGTGCGGCGGGTGAGATCACCGGGATGACTAGGCCTTGGCAGTTTGGTGACGAGCAACCCATCGATGTGGTGAAGACGGTTCGCAATGCAGTGAATCGCAAAATAATGAGCAATTCTGCGACTCTTTCTCTTTCTGCAGAGGATTTTGAAGTTCACGAAACAGAAACGCGAACACGTGCAGCGGTGGCGCTGTTAATAGATCAGTCCTTTTCGATGGTGATGAGTGATACCTGGCGTTCAGCTAAAACGATGGCGCTCGCCTTACATGCGCTTGCACAAACTGCGTATCCACTTGATGCGCTAGAAATCATCTCCTTCGCCAACATTGCACAAGTGGTGAAGCCACATGAGTTACCTGATTTGGAAGCCAGCTACATCCAAGGCACAAATTTGCATCATGCATTGATGCTGGCTGGTCGATTCCTTGATAAACACCATGGTGCTCAGCGAGTAGTCATGGTTGTGACCGATGGTGAGCCAACGGCTCACATTGATGACGAGGGTTACTCGAATTTCAGTTGGCCGCCAAGTGATGAAACGATTGCCCTCACCGTGGCTCAGGTGGATCTCATGACTTGTCGTCGAGTTCCCATTTCTTGGTTCAGGCTTGGTGATGACCCGAGTTTGGAACGTTTCTTGGATCAAATGGCTCGACGCAATGGTGGGCGAGTGTTGGCCTCGTCAGGCGAGCGACTTGGCGACTATGTCGTGAGTGACTACGTGCGCGCACGCGGTGCCAGGTAGTTCTGGTAATTGTCCGGATACTGACTACTGTGTTCATGTGACCACAATTCAGCCACTTCCAGATCGCATTGAACGCTTTACGTTGCTCTCTCAAGCACTCGTTGCAAACCCTTCTTGGGATGAGCTCACAAGGCTATTAGCCTTGCGAATATTCGACTTTTGGGGTTGCGAGGAAGTGCTGTTGTACGGCATGGACCCACGTGGGACGCTTCAATTGAAGTCTTCATACGGTGTTGTCGACACCGGCCGTGTTGCTGAAGTTGCGCTTGAAAATAACCCGGAATTGGCTTCTGTCCTGTCCTTTGGCCGGACAACATGGGTCGTGGATGCAAGCGAGGGTGATGAGCTCGTTCCTGCAGTATTAGGAACGCATCACAAAGGTGGCGTGGTGATCGCGCCACTCAATCGCGTCAATATTCCCGAATACGTGCTTATCGTCACGTTCAAGGAGGCGCTGCCAGAAAACCCCGCAAGTGCGCCGTTCATGTCCTCGATCGTCAGTCTGCTCGAATTGCGAGTAGCGATGGCCAAGGGATCCAATGCTCGTAAAACTTTGGTGAGTGCGCCAGAAGGCGAAGTCGAATTCACTGAACGTCAACAGCGAATCTTGGAACGCATGCAAGATGGCAAGACAAATAAGTCGATTGCTCGCGAACTT
Proteins encoded:
- a CDS encoding sigma 54-interacting transcriptional regulator, with protein sequence MTNFAPSVPADFPRTLSALVASGYQSRTVKQEMQANLLTRLREGVPSLPGIVGFEDTVIPQVERSILAGHDLVLLGERGQGKTRLIRTLTQLLDEWIPVVEGCEINDDPLEPICAGCRRKAAELGDDLPVSWRHRSQRFGEKLATPDTSVADLIGDVDPVKVAEGRSLGDPETVHYGLVPRTNRGIFAMNELPDLAERIQVALLNVLEERDIQVRGYNLRLPLDLLVVASANPEDYTNRGRIITPLKDRFGAEIRTHYPLLLDDEIDLIRQEANVQAVIPDHMYDVVARFTTEVRTSSSIDQRSGVSARFAIACTEALSGAALRRSAITGEKDPVARIGDLMGVVPTLRGKVEFDVSEEGREQELLIHLARKATAETWRQLLGGNDIRPVLTSLVEWFDEGNTLQTGDITPGASLLGELGQFEGLGKLMQTVEPELAESSGLAAACVEFAIEGLWLTRRIDKDAVDGVIRYGAS
- a CDS encoding LuxR C-terminal-related transcriptional regulator; translated protein: MTTIQPLPDRIERFTLLSQALVANPSWDELTRLLALRIFDFWGCEEVLLYGMDPRGTLQLKSSYGVVDTGRVAEVALENNPELASVLSFGRTTWVVDASEGDELVPAVLGTHHKGGVVIAPLNRVNIPEYVLIVTFKEALPENPASAPFMSSIVSLLELRVAMAKGSNARKTLVSAPEGEVEFTERQQRILERMQDGKTNKSIARELGFSESTIRQETLRLYRSLGVNSREDAVIAARVKGLLDPQAG